In one Grus americana isolate bGruAme1 chromosome 1, bGruAme1.mat, whole genome shotgun sequence genomic region, the following are encoded:
- the CHORDC1 gene encoding cysteine and histidine-rich domain-containing protein 1: MSLLCYNRGCGQRFDPETNTEDSCTYHPGVPVFHDALKGWSCCKRRTTDFSDFLSIVGCTKGLHNSEKPPEPVKPEVKTTSERKELAELKPKFQEHIIQAPKPLETIKRPSPDEPMTNLQLKVSASLKQALDKLKLSSENEEKKEEDSDEIKIGTACKNAGCSKTYEGPHSTEEVCIYHSGVPIFHEGMKYWSCCKRKTSDFNTFLAQEGCTTGTHIWTKKDAGKKVVPCRHDWHQTGGEVTISVYAKNSVPDLSYVEANSTMLNIHIVFEGEKEFHRSVKLWGVIDVKRSYVNMTATKIELTMRKAEPLLWASLELPVSNAQQKKENSDQ, translated from the exons attCATGCACATATCATCCAGGTGTGCCAGTCTTTCATGATGCTCTCAAA GGTTGGTCATGTTGTAAGAGAAGAACAACAGACTTTTCTGACTTCTTAAGCATTGTG GGCTGTACAAAGGGTCTCCATAACAGTGAGAAACCTCCTGAGCCTGTCAAACCTGAAGTCAAAACTACCTCTGAACGAAAGGAGCTAGCTGAACTGAAACCCAAATTTCAAGAACACATAATTCAGGCACCGAAACCATTGGAAACAATTAAAAGGCCAAG CCCAGATGAGCCAATGACAAATTTGCAGCTGAAAGTGTCAGCTTCCTTGAAGCAAGCACTAGATAAACTGAAACTGTCATCAGAAAACgaagagaaaaaag AGGAAGACAGTGATGAAATCAAGATTGGGACGGCATGTAAAAATGCAGGCTGTTCAAAA ACATACGAAGGACCACACAGCACAGAAGAAGTATGTATATACCATTCTGGTGTACCTATATTCCATGAAGG GATGAAGTATTGGAgctgctgcaaaagaaaaacatctgacTTCAATACATTTTTAGCTCAAGAAGGCTGCACAACAGGAACACACATATGGACTAAAAAGGATGCG GGAAAGAAAGTAGTTCCATGCAGGCATGATTGGCACCAGACTGGAGGAGAAGTAACTATTTCTGTATATGCTAAAAACTCTGTTCCTGATCTGAGCTACGTAGAAGCAAATAGCACAATG TTAAATATCCATATTGtatttgaaggagaaaaggaatttCATCGCAGTGTGAAATTATGGGGA GTAATCGATGTGAAGAGAAGTTATGTGAACATGACGGCTACAAAGATTGAGCTTACGATGAGAAAAGCAGAGCCCCTATTATGGGCAAGTCTTGAATTACCGGTATCCAAcgcacaacaaaaaaaagaaaattcagatcaATAA